Proteins from a single region of Apium graveolens cultivar Ventura chromosome 7, ASM990537v1, whole genome shotgun sequence:
- the LOC141670375 gene encoding protein MEI2-like 5 isoform X2 yields MQHSSGQSFSGPSEIKSIKVSKREGDRGPPGFAPRPGTHNVLSDASLFSSSLPVLLHEKLKLNHTEDGFKSFDDLSSTLNEVNTGGDAVDVLEDFEAHAIGSLLPDDEDELLAGIVEGFDRSGLPNHMDELEEYDLFGSGGGLELESDALDNLRLGVSNFSLSDNLSGNGMAQYSLPNGVGAVAGEHPYGEHPSRTLFVRNINSNVEDSELRTMFEQYGDIRTLYTACKHRGFVMISYYDIRAARTAMRALQNKPLRRRKLDIHFSIPKDNPSDKDINQGTLVVFNLDPSVSNDDLLQIFGAYGEVKEIRETPHKRHHKFVEYYDVRASEAALKSLNRSDIAGKRIKLEPSRPGGARRNLMLQLGQDIEQDGSRSFRLQVGSSIAHSPPGNWSQFGSPVEHSSLQSLSRSPVLGSMSPAVGNGLPGLASLLHPQLSNTGKIAPIGKDIGRASQGDHTYVNGNLNHGVGFQQSHSLPEPKMNQFPAMSSSFGVATSNGSGIETLSGPQFLWGSPNLKAEQFNSSMWRPPPVKQPFNSNGQYHGFAYAGHHGSIVGSSQPSNHHHHLHHVGSAPSGLPFVRQSSHYKESSDMLFMSPPAFGGMGLSHIDKSFVGPHSSGNTFMPENGSQNFGMMSSARPNPMFHGNGQFLGLSPINMESLTERGRNRRVEQNATQMDSKKQFQLDLEKIRSGEDTRTTLMIKNIPNKYTSKMLLAAIDENHEGTYDFLYLPIDFKNKCNVGYAFINMLSPMHIIPFYQAFDGKKWEKFNSEKVASLAYARIQGKAALVTHFQNSSLMNEDKRCRPILFHAEGSVASDQVTEGPPPSGSLNVQIVRPKWSGSDSRESPGITAKDGAVEESSFVEKF; encoded by the exons ATGCAACATTCATCGGGCCAGTCTTTTTCTG GTCCGTCAGAGATTAAGTCAATCAAGGTATCCAAAAGGGAAGGTGATCGCGGACCACCGGGATTCGCGCCGCGACCGGGCACGCATAATGTCTTAAGCGATGCCTCTCTATTCTCAAGTTCATTACCAGTTCTTCTGCATGAGAAGT TGAAACTAAATCATACTGAAGATGGTTTTAAATCTTTTGATGATTTATCTTCAACCTTGAATGAAGTCAACACCGGTGGGGATGCAGTTGATGTGCTTGAAGATTTCGAAGCTCATGCAATAGGGAGCTTGCTTCCTGATGATGAAGATGAGCTTTTAGCTGGTATAGTGGAGGGTTTTGACCGATCTGGCTTGCCTAATCACATGGATGAGTTGGAAGAATATGATCTTTTTGGAAGTGGAGGAGGTTTAGAATTGGAATCTGATGCATTGGATAATCTGAGACTGGGAGTATCAAACTTCAGTTTATCTGATAATCTTTCTGGCAATGGAATGGCCCAGTATAGTCTACCAAATGGTGTCGGAGCTGTTGCTGGAGAGCATCCATACGGGGAGCACCCTTCTAGAACTCTATTTGTTCGCAACATAAATAGTAATGTTGAGGATTCAGAGCTCAGAACAATGTTTGAG CAATATGGAGATATAAGGACTTTGTACACTGCCTGCAAACACAGGGGCTTCGTGATGATATCTTACTATGATATTCGTGCTGCTCGTACTGCTATGCGGGCTTTACAAAACAAGCCACTACGGCGAAGGAAGCTCGACATCCACTTTTCAATTCCGAAG GATAACCCTTCAGACAAGGATATTAATCAAGGGACCTTAGTAGTTTTTAATCTCGACCCATCAGTTTCAAACGACGATCTTCTTCAAATATTTGGGGCCTACGGCGAAGTTAAAGAG ATAAGAGAAACACCACACAAGAGGCATCATAAGTTCGTTGAATATTACGATGTTAGAGCCTCTGAAGCAGCACTCAAATCCTTGAACAGGAGCGATATAGCTGGGAAGCGGATAAAGCTTGAGCCAAGTCGACCAGGGGGGGCCCGTCGAAA CCTCATGCTGCAACTTGGTCAAGATATTGAACAAGACGGTTCTAGGAGTTTTCGACTTCAAGTGGGCTCCTCGATAGCCCACTCTCCTCCAG GTAACTGGTCTCAATTTGGCAGCCCTGTCGAACACAGTTCTCTGCAGTCCCTTAGCAGATCACCTGTTCTCGGGTCAATGAGCCCTGCCGTCGGGAATGGTTTACCTGGATTAGCTTCCCTTCTGCATCCTCAATTATCAAATACCGGGAAGATTGCACCAATCGGCAAGGATATTGGACGGGCTAGTCAAGGAGATCATACTTATGTTAATGGGAATCTAAATCATGGAGTTGGCTTTCAGCAGTCGCATTCACTTCCAGAGCCAAAAATGAATCAGTTTCCTGCCATGTCATCCTCTTTTGGTGTTGCAACTTCAAATGGGTCCGGTATTGAAACATTATCTGGTCCACAGTTTCTTTGGGGAAGTCCTAACCTAAAAGCAGAGCAGTTTAATTCATCTATGTGGCGTCCACCGCCAGTTAAGCAACCATTTAATTCCAATGGACAGTATCATGGCTTCGCATATGCTGGCCATCATGGTTCTATTGTTGGCTCGTCTCAGCCCTctaatcatcatcatcatcttcatcatgTTGGCTCTGCTCCATCTGGTCTTCCATTTGTAAGGCAATCTAGTCACTACAAAGAGTCCTCAGATATGTTATTCATGAGCCCTCCAGCTTTTGGAGGCATGGGTTTGAGTCACATTGATAAGAGTTTTGTAGGTCCTCATAGTTCTGGGAATACCTTTATGCCAGAAAATGGATCCCAAAATTTTGGCATGATGTCTTCTGCAAGGCCAAACCCCATGTTCCATGGAAATGGGCAATTTCTGGGCCTATCACCGATCAACATGGAGAGTTTGACAGAACGTGGAAGGAATAGACGTGTTGAACAGAATGCAACCCAAATGGACAGCAAGAAGCAGTTTCAGCTTGACCTTGAAAAGATTCGTAGTGGGGAGGATACAAGGACAACTTTAATGATAAAAAACATCCCTAATAA GTACACCTCAAAGATGTTGTTGGCTGCCATTGATGAAAATCACGAGGGCACTTACGATTTTCTCTATCTGCCCATTGATTTTAAG AACAAATGCAATGTTGGCTATGCGTTTATTAACATGCTTTCTCCAATGCATATTATTCCATTCTACCAG GCATTTGATGGGAAGAAATGGGAGAAGTTTAATAGTGAGAAAGTTGCTTCTCTGGCTTATGCTCGAATTCAGGGCAAGGCGGCCCTTGTTACCCACTTTCAGAACTCAAGTTTGATGAATGAAGATAAACGCTGCCGACCCATACTTTTTCACGCAGAGGGCTCAGTGGCCAGTGATCAG GTAACTGAAGGGCCTCCTCCTTCAGGTAGCTTAAATGTTCAAATAGTTCGGCCAAAATGGTCAGGTTCAGACTCGAGAGAATCCCCTGGAATCACTGCAAAAGACGGTGCAGTTGAGGAGAGCTCTTTTGTAGAGAAGTTTTAA
- the LOC141670375 gene encoding protein MEI2-like 5 isoform X1: MQHSSGQSFSGPSEIKSIKVSKREGDRGPPGFAPRPGTHNVLSDASLFSSSLPVLLHEKSVKLNHTEDGFKSFDDLSSTLNEVNTGGDAVDVLEDFEAHAIGSLLPDDEDELLAGIVEGFDRSGLPNHMDELEEYDLFGSGGGLELESDALDNLRLGVSNFSLSDNLSGNGMAQYSLPNGVGAVAGEHPYGEHPSRTLFVRNINSNVEDSELRTMFEQYGDIRTLYTACKHRGFVMISYYDIRAARTAMRALQNKPLRRRKLDIHFSIPKDNPSDKDINQGTLVVFNLDPSVSNDDLLQIFGAYGEVKEIRETPHKRHHKFVEYYDVRASEAALKSLNRSDIAGKRIKLEPSRPGGARRNLMLQLGQDIEQDGSRSFRLQVGSSIAHSPPGNWSQFGSPVEHSSLQSLSRSPVLGSMSPAVGNGLPGLASLLHPQLSNTGKIAPIGKDIGRASQGDHTYVNGNLNHGVGFQQSHSLPEPKMNQFPAMSSSFGVATSNGSGIETLSGPQFLWGSPNLKAEQFNSSMWRPPPVKQPFNSNGQYHGFAYAGHHGSIVGSSQPSNHHHHLHHVGSAPSGLPFVRQSSHYKESSDMLFMSPPAFGGMGLSHIDKSFVGPHSSGNTFMPENGSQNFGMMSSARPNPMFHGNGQFLGLSPINMESLTERGRNRRVEQNATQMDSKKQFQLDLEKIRSGEDTRTTLMIKNIPNKYTSKMLLAAIDENHEGTYDFLYLPIDFKNKCNVGYAFINMLSPMHIIPFYQAFDGKKWEKFNSEKVASLAYARIQGKAALVTHFQNSSLMNEDKRCRPILFHAEGSVASDQVTEGPPPSGSLNVQIVRPKWSGSDSRESPGITAKDGAVEESSFVEKF; encoded by the exons ATGCAACATTCATCGGGCCAGTCTTTTTCTG GTCCGTCAGAGATTAAGTCAATCAAGGTATCCAAAAGGGAAGGTGATCGCGGACCACCGGGATTCGCGCCGCGACCGGGCACGCATAATGTCTTAAGCGATGCCTCTCTATTCTCAAGTTCATTACCAGTTCTTCTGCATGAGAAGT CAGTGAAACTAAATCATACTGAAGATGGTTTTAAATCTTTTGATGATTTATCTTCAACCTTGAATGAAGTCAACACCGGTGGGGATGCAGTTGATGTGCTTGAAGATTTCGAAGCTCATGCAATAGGGAGCTTGCTTCCTGATGATGAAGATGAGCTTTTAGCTGGTATAGTGGAGGGTTTTGACCGATCTGGCTTGCCTAATCACATGGATGAGTTGGAAGAATATGATCTTTTTGGAAGTGGAGGAGGTTTAGAATTGGAATCTGATGCATTGGATAATCTGAGACTGGGAGTATCAAACTTCAGTTTATCTGATAATCTTTCTGGCAATGGAATGGCCCAGTATAGTCTACCAAATGGTGTCGGAGCTGTTGCTGGAGAGCATCCATACGGGGAGCACCCTTCTAGAACTCTATTTGTTCGCAACATAAATAGTAATGTTGAGGATTCAGAGCTCAGAACAATGTTTGAG CAATATGGAGATATAAGGACTTTGTACACTGCCTGCAAACACAGGGGCTTCGTGATGATATCTTACTATGATATTCGTGCTGCTCGTACTGCTATGCGGGCTTTACAAAACAAGCCACTACGGCGAAGGAAGCTCGACATCCACTTTTCAATTCCGAAG GATAACCCTTCAGACAAGGATATTAATCAAGGGACCTTAGTAGTTTTTAATCTCGACCCATCAGTTTCAAACGACGATCTTCTTCAAATATTTGGGGCCTACGGCGAAGTTAAAGAG ATAAGAGAAACACCACACAAGAGGCATCATAAGTTCGTTGAATATTACGATGTTAGAGCCTCTGAAGCAGCACTCAAATCCTTGAACAGGAGCGATATAGCTGGGAAGCGGATAAAGCTTGAGCCAAGTCGACCAGGGGGGGCCCGTCGAAA CCTCATGCTGCAACTTGGTCAAGATATTGAACAAGACGGTTCTAGGAGTTTTCGACTTCAAGTGGGCTCCTCGATAGCCCACTCTCCTCCAG GTAACTGGTCTCAATTTGGCAGCCCTGTCGAACACAGTTCTCTGCAGTCCCTTAGCAGATCACCTGTTCTCGGGTCAATGAGCCCTGCCGTCGGGAATGGTTTACCTGGATTAGCTTCCCTTCTGCATCCTCAATTATCAAATACCGGGAAGATTGCACCAATCGGCAAGGATATTGGACGGGCTAGTCAAGGAGATCATACTTATGTTAATGGGAATCTAAATCATGGAGTTGGCTTTCAGCAGTCGCATTCACTTCCAGAGCCAAAAATGAATCAGTTTCCTGCCATGTCATCCTCTTTTGGTGTTGCAACTTCAAATGGGTCCGGTATTGAAACATTATCTGGTCCACAGTTTCTTTGGGGAAGTCCTAACCTAAAAGCAGAGCAGTTTAATTCATCTATGTGGCGTCCACCGCCAGTTAAGCAACCATTTAATTCCAATGGACAGTATCATGGCTTCGCATATGCTGGCCATCATGGTTCTATTGTTGGCTCGTCTCAGCCCTctaatcatcatcatcatcttcatcatgTTGGCTCTGCTCCATCTGGTCTTCCATTTGTAAGGCAATCTAGTCACTACAAAGAGTCCTCAGATATGTTATTCATGAGCCCTCCAGCTTTTGGAGGCATGGGTTTGAGTCACATTGATAAGAGTTTTGTAGGTCCTCATAGTTCTGGGAATACCTTTATGCCAGAAAATGGATCCCAAAATTTTGGCATGATGTCTTCTGCAAGGCCAAACCCCATGTTCCATGGAAATGGGCAATTTCTGGGCCTATCACCGATCAACATGGAGAGTTTGACAGAACGTGGAAGGAATAGACGTGTTGAACAGAATGCAACCCAAATGGACAGCAAGAAGCAGTTTCAGCTTGACCTTGAAAAGATTCGTAGTGGGGAGGATACAAGGACAACTTTAATGATAAAAAACATCCCTAATAA GTACACCTCAAAGATGTTGTTGGCTGCCATTGATGAAAATCACGAGGGCACTTACGATTTTCTCTATCTGCCCATTGATTTTAAG AACAAATGCAATGTTGGCTATGCGTTTATTAACATGCTTTCTCCAATGCATATTATTCCATTCTACCAG GCATTTGATGGGAAGAAATGGGAGAAGTTTAATAGTGAGAAAGTTGCTTCTCTGGCTTATGCTCGAATTCAGGGCAAGGCGGCCCTTGTTACCCACTTTCAGAACTCAAGTTTGATGAATGAAGATAAACGCTGCCGACCCATACTTTTTCACGCAGAGGGCTCAGTGGCCAGTGATCAG GTAACTGAAGGGCCTCCTCCTTCAGGTAGCTTAAATGTTCAAATAGTTCGGCCAAAATGGTCAGGTTCAGACTCGAGAGAATCCCCTGGAATCACTGCAAAAGACGGTGCAGTTGAGGAGAGCTCTTTTGTAGAGAAGTTTTAA